A portion of the Candidatus Polarisedimenticolia bacterium genome contains these proteins:
- a CDS encoding glycosyltransferase family 2 protein: protein MESETTSVEIPRAGLQPGPTLSVVVPCFNEEKNLSVLVNRINQAMGSAGIPGEIVLVNDGSRDGTAALIDQLARQFQNVRPVHHRVNRGIVEGWRSGLAASKGDLVLTTDADLQYAPEDIPPLYREMASGGWDLVQGWRKDREEPNYLRDVLSVGLSKILQWIFSMNLQDVKSGFICYKRQVFADILDYEQKYFSFQSLITVAAHFKGYRIRQVPITFFRRHAGESFIKRPVIFSLKAATDLPKAFYEYRIRKRR, encoded by the coding sequence ATGGAGAGCGAGACGACCTCGGTGGAGATCCCGCGGGCCGGGCTGCAGCCCGGTCCGACGCTGAGCGTGGTCGTCCCCTGCTTCAACGAAGAGAAGAATCTCAGCGTGCTGGTGAATCGCATCAACCAGGCGATGGGATCGGCAGGCATCCCCGGGGAGATCGTCCTGGTCAACGACGGGAGCCGCGATGGAACAGCCGCCCTCATCGACCAGCTGGCGAGGCAGTTCCAAAACGTCCGGCCCGTCCATCATCGCGTGAATCGCGGGATCGTGGAGGGATGGCGGAGCGGGCTCGCGGCGTCGAAGGGCGATCTCGTCCTCACCACCGACGCCGACCTGCAATACGCGCCGGAGGACATCCCGCCCCTCTACCGGGAGATGGCTTCCGGGGGTTGGGATCTCGTCCAGGGATGGCGCAAGGACCGCGAGGAGCCGAACTATCTCCGGGACGTTCTCAGTGTCGGCCTCTCCAAAATCCTTCAATGGATCTTTTCCATGAACCTTCAGGACGTCAAGTCGGGCTTCATATGCTATAAAAGACAGGTTTTCGCCGACATTCTCGACTATGAACAGAAGTACTTCTCCTTCCAGAGCCTGATCACGGTGGCGGCTCACTTCAAGGGGTACCGGATCCGGCAGGTGCCGATCACTTTCTTCCGCCGGCACGCGGGCGAGTCGTTCATCAAGCGCCCCGTGATCTTCTCCTTGAAGGCCGCGACCGACCTCCCGAAGGCGTTCTACGAATATCGGATCCGGAAGCGCCGTTGA
- a CDS encoding peptidoglycan DD-metalloendopeptidase family protein, with translation MSAAWPLLALAGIPGQSIAEKGGVCHVLLRGQTLYSLSKAYGVPLQALSEVNEITDPATIPAGKALFVPGASAPLEIPPAGRPPLVWPIEGKITSTYESIRPNGSHQGIDIDGEIGEEVKAAAPGRVRWTGKERGYGKTVIIDHGGGISTLYAHASKILVPEDSEVQAGTPIAEVGVSGNAQGAHLHFEVRRDGHPVNPLPFLGGPLGAVLKSH, from the coding sequence TTGTCCGCTGCATGGCCGCTCCTGGCCCTGGCCGGGATTCCCGGTCAATCGATCGCGGAGAAGGGAGGGGTCTGTCACGTCCTCCTGCGCGGGCAGACGCTCTATTCCCTGTCGAAGGCTTACGGCGTTCCGCTGCAGGCCCTGAGCGAGGTCAACGAAATCACCGATCCCGCGACGATCCCTGCGGGAAAGGCGCTGTTCGTTCCGGGCGCCTCGGCGCCGCTCGAGATTCCTCCGGCCGGCAGGCCGCCGCTGGTGTGGCCGATCGAAGGGAAGATCACCTCCACGTACGAATCGATCCGGCCGAACGGTTCCCATCAGGGAATCGACATCGACGGCGAGATCGGCGAGGAAGTGAAAGCGGCGGCTCCCGGGCGGGTCCGATGGACGGGGAAGGAGCGGGGGTACGGAAAGACGGTGATCATCGATCATGGGGGCGGGATTTCGACGCTCTACGCCCACGCGAGCAAGATCCTGGTGCCGGAAGACTCGGAGGTCCAGGCGGGAACTCCGATCGCGGAAGTCGGCGTTTCAGGAAACGCGCAAGGCGCCCACCTGCACTTCGAAGTCCGGCGCGACGGGCATCCCGTGAATCCCCTTCCTTTCCTCGGCGGCCCGCTCGGCGCCGTGCTCAAATCGCATTGA